A stretch of DNA from Scomber scombrus chromosome 9, fScoSco1.1, whole genome shotgun sequence:
AATGTACAGTCTTGTTCTTTTCTGGATGGTAAAGACAAGAAATCTAGAAAATTGTGTCCTGTGTTGAGAGAGAGCTGTAGGGGTCAAAAAGTCACTCCACCTGCATTAAAAGTGTGCCTCAAATCTCATCTATGAAAAAGGTTCAAAGCTAATAGGCCAGGTGTCAAGGAAGAGattggatgatgatgattttctCGTTAATGCAGAAACGGTGCAGCACATTGAGCAGGTTCTCTCCACAACGTGACACCTGCCTCTCCATGGCCAGACGGAAATCCTCCTTCACTCCTTTGGTGATTCCTCGAGTCACTGTGTGGTGTCTGCAagagtaaatatatatatatatatatatatatatatatatatatatatatatatatatatatatatgtaaataaaaaaaacacaaacacaaaatgtcagaaaaagctCATTTGCCACAAATACAGCACTGTGTTTTAGAGACTGAGGCCAATGTGACCTACGTAATTAAGACACTGATCTAAAGTCTGTTAATATTCCATCACACACATAAATCAGCCATTCAAGATTAAACAACAGACGTTTCATTACCATCATAAATAAAAACCACATGAAACATATCCACAAATGAAATGAGATCAAGTGTTATGAAGAGGCAAAAAACTAAACTGACTGTACAACAAGACCAACATGATCTCCGAATAACGACGACAACAACAGTGAAGACCACAGAAAGACGAGCAATGgctcaaataaacaaatgcCGACAGGAAATCAAAGAACGACTAACTCTTGATGTAAAATGACCGGCCCAAATAAAAACTTGGGGGATGACAAGCCTTGAAGttgggaatgaaggaagggtgACTGGTGTGGGGGAGGAATGGGGAGTGTTGGAGGAGGGGCCTGGGGTACCTGTCCATCGTCTGCACCCCTTGTAGCAGAAGGGTATTTAACTCCACCCCCAGGGCGGGACTAGGGTTCCTGAGGGACAGCAACATTCAACAGCTCTGTCAGTCAGGGTGCATTCAAGTGTCTTAACTTCTACAACAATGAATGAAGGAGTTTGATAGAAGCTTTATTTTAACCATAAACCCCTTCTCCTTCTAATGCCCGCTCCTATAacatcattttcagtttcagagtAAGACTTTCCCCACAGGCCATGTCTACTTTGATCATCAATCACTGTTATCTTGAAAACACACCAACAGAACGGAAGTGTGCAGGGCCACAATGCCAACTGCAATGTCTTTGAATACGAGGAGCTTACTTGATCAGCATTCCCTGATTGGGCAGTAGCTCCAGTTGGATCCTCCCCCCTTCTGGTGTACGCAGGTATGCAAACTCCTCCAGCATGTCAATATCTGACAAAAAATTTTAGCTTATGGAAACTAACATCCAAGATAACAGAACaaaattaacatatttgttATATCATTCTGGCTCATTGTGATTATGTGACTTGTTACGGAAAGTTTTGTGTGATATAACTGAGAGGATACTGGTGACATAGTTGAAGAAATTCTCATACTGGAAACTGCCTTGCTGACAGATCTTATCCACGGCCTTTAGAAACAGCATCTCGCCCTGTGGCCAGTCGTACTGCAGCAGCACTACCACATGACCAAGTGACAAGTCGTCTCGATTGTCTGTGAAGGCACGGAGCTGATTGCCcaaaatgaggaaatgaaaaataaggTTACAAACAAAACTGGTAAAAAATAGTGCTCGTCCTACCATAGTTAaaccaaaaacatgaacataaataaTCTGCTCATAACGTACATATCAATCATTTTCACTTAACTAGTATAAGTACCTTGAAACAAGCCAACATCAGCTGGAGACAGAAAGGTAAGACAGCTTTGCTGGTACAGGGAAGCAATCTCAGGTCATTACCTAGTTCAGAGAACAGAGGAGGCACCGCATAATGTTCTTATGTAATCACAGTTACATACTTCTGTCAAGTAACAAATTGTGTCATTCATATGTTTCTGTACCAAGGGGGAACAGTAATTTTAAGTGTCCGTTATTTCCCACTAATATGTAAATAGCAGAAAAGAGAACTTGTGATTTCCTGAAAGTATTGCTCTTGAGTTACTGGTCACAAGAACAATTTAtcaacatacagacacacaccaaacaTGTGGGTCACAAatatgaagacattaaaaaatatattagatGTCAATCTTGTATAACAAAATAAAGCTGTTCACagaatcagtgtgtgtgtgtgtgtgtgtgtgtgtgtgtgtgtgtgtgtgtgtgtgtgtgtgtgtgtgtacattgttTAGTGAAGAGCAGCGAGTGCTTACCTTTCCTCGTTTTAGTCTTGACTCTACCCTGATCTTCTGGGGTCTTTGTTGATTCGTGGTTTGAGGGTACCAGCCCACTGACGACATCAAGAAGCTTCTCACAGGCCATCTGATGAACACAAAGACTATAGTACAGTACAAACATGGCATGgcaactgcaaaaaaaaatgtttttacccTTAAGCCTGTTGCATGTACATGTTTATGATAAATTATGGGTGGCTTAATTATGAATGTTGTTAATCCATTACCATCTCTGAACATTATTAAGAGACCACATACACATTACTACATCTGGGAAAGTTTATAGGTAATTTAGGTATCTGTCAAAAGCTTGACAACTtgtcaaaaactaaataatgGCATGTATGTTAAATACCTCAAATGAACAGATGGTATATAAAGAAGGTTTGAGTTAGTCAGAATTTAGCAAAGTCAGAAATATAATACACTAAACCTGTAAAATATAATCTCTGACATTTGAATCCATAGCAACAGGTGTATGAATATAACGCCACCTTCAGGCCAGATGGAGTAAGAAAATCTTTATTGGGGAATCCTGAGCAGAATTTTTGTTAGATGTTGCTAAGTGAAAACAAAGCAACCTGTTGCacatgtaatgtgtttgtgtgagtgtgtatgtatacatatatgtaccCTGTATTCTCCCAGTGCATAGTGGCAGGAGGCCTGCTGTATAAGGGCCCTGTGGTGCTCCAGACTGGTCTGACCTGAGGGGCTCTGCTGCCCAGGCTGAGGCTGCTGCACAGCAGCCATCTGGTGCAGACTGGAGAGGGCCTTACGGTACTGTCCCTGgaagacacatacatacaaacacacactcataaatcaAATAATCTCCTCgcagaatatatatttttatattcttccTTAATTTCCTCCATATGGTGTAGTCAGTTGTGTTACGTTTCCTAACCAATTACTTGACTTTTCCACAGTAATCatttaaaatggtaaaatactTTCTGATTCTGAAGTTACCACAATAAAATATAGTCAGGTAGCAGTAATACagagcagaaataaaaatgcaacCCGTGTCTTgtcacaaacagaaacagtttcTTGCCTGATATATGATCATGTCACTGAGGAAAATTCTGAACCACAGCCAGCTGTCTGTCTTCCATGAGGCACAGATCTTCTTGAATTCTGTTTAAGTACAAAGttacaaaacatgtaaatgattaATGCTAGAAGAGGAAGAGCACATCTCAATCTGTTGTAGTTGGCACTTTTGTGATATCATGATGGGGTGACTGGATGCAGTCACTTTGAGTGATTTAAACAAATTAACAGCTGAGGTCCTTACCAGTTTCCAGGCTGTCGTGGGAATGGAGGAGATCCCAGCTTTCCCTGGCTGTGCGGAAGCTCTCCAAAGTCTCTGACCAGCTGGGCATCTCAGTCTTGTTCACTATGATATGTCGACCGCGACCCTTCCCCAGCCCTTCCTCATCATCCGAGCTCTAGAATAAGATACACGCACATACATCGTAATCAAGAGGCACATGCAATAGACACACATGACAGTCACattagtttaaagtttaaagaacACATATGAAGCattgtttcacattaaaagtgaTCTACTGAACATTCCTTTTCACAAAAATATGTAGAAATCTGTAGCTGTCCTCACCATAGTCTTCTCTCTCCCATCTGCCAATTTGCGTTTCTTATGTGCATGTTTCACTGATCCTCTCTCCGCCTCCACATCATTATACACCGAGCTCAAATCCTCTACAAGGATCCACGGCCCCGAACTTAACGCATTCACACCTGCCAATCATAAACACATCCTTTGTTCTAACTGAAAagtcaaatgaataaaataggAGCAACTTGTGCATGCACAGATAGAAACTGACCCTGAAACAGTGCAGGCTGTACAGCTGAGACATACAGGAAGGCGCTGCGGAAGAGGACAAGTGCAGCACAGATGACCACCTGACTACAGCAGCGGGACCTGGTGTCTCCCTCTAGTCCTGGTAGGTACCGGCACAGCTCCTTTACTCTCTGCAGCATGTCCACATAACTCCTAGAGAATAAGGTGCACACAGAGATAAATACAAGCCCTCTTTAAAAACCTTTATACTCATCTTCAAATGACTAATGctgcacatatgtgtgtgttcagcgaCAACATGCAAACTGTAAAAGTAATCATGCTCTACCCTCTGCTTCTCACTGTCGAAGATTGCTTAACACATGATGGAATTTTAATGTAATGCATTTATGTAAcatcaaaatgttgtcaatttttaagatttaacatcaacattttatgtTAATTACTGGCTGTATATTATGTAATATACAAAACTTGCCCCTGAATTATGTCTAcaaatattatactgtatattcctcTCTTTTTATGGTCTACAGTGGATCCTTTGACCGTCTCTCTCTTAAATGATGGGCTGTCCACAGGATAGGTATATAAATCAGGGTAAACTAAATATTACATAACACTTCTCTAATATACGTTACATATGTGAACATTATTACCTCATTTACACCGGACAATAACATgtgatctgtatctggataTCATATCTTGGAAAGCATTTTAATCCAGTGTGACTGAAATACCATCACTAAAATGCAGGCAGAATTGAGGTAATAAGTggtgcgcaggtggtcga
This window harbors:
- the ints10 gene encoding integrator complex subunit 10, coding for MSAQKDCEFLVKRARELVPDDPCAAKAWLITARTLYPADFNIQYEMYTIERNAERTASAGRLLYDMFINFPDQPIVWREISVITAALRSDSPDKHAQFLRGLFETLPGRVQCEMLLKATEQCFNTLEKAEMLLLLLKRFPESVVQHGVNLGETLLEAEVSENVETPVNCFRKLFVCDVLPLVINNMDMRLPASLMQKYMLKAAEFYIGYVTRGPSPDVQIQGSQEGGSLKSPSVSRGSQRYVIDGLSEKSSVVAEPWERLLDILAVVGARCEWQGDKGQRSYVDMLQRVKELCRYLPGLEGDTRSRCCSQVVICAALVLFRSAFLYVSAVQPALFQGVNALSSGPWILVEDLSSVYNDVEAERGSVKHAHKKRKLADGREKTMSSDDEEGLGKGRGRHIIVNKTEMPSWSETLESFRTARESWDLLHSHDSLETEFKKICASWKTDSWLWFRIFLSDMIIYQGQYRKALSSLHQMAAVQQPQPGQQSPSGQTSLEHHRALIQQASCHYALGEYRMACEKLLDVVSGLVPSNHESTKTPEDQGRVKTKTRKGNDLRLLPCTSKAVLPFCLQLMLACFKLRAFTDNRDDLSLGHVVVLLQYDWPQGEMLFLKAVDKICQQGSFQYENFFNYVTNIDMLEEFAYLRTPEGGRIQLELLPNQGMLIKHHTVTRGITKGVKEDFRLAMERQVSRCGENLLNVLHRFCINEKIIIIQSLP